A region of the Roseiflexus sp. RS-1 genome:
GCGCGCAACGTCCGATGTCGCCGATGATGGATTTGGCCGGATTTTCCGAAACAGCCAGTTCTGGCGCATTGCACTGCTCAACTTTGTCTGGCTCGGCACGGTGCTCGCAGTCCAGACCCTATGGGCGGGACCCTACCTCTTCGATGTGTTGCGCCTGCCGCAGATCGAAACTGGCAACCTCCTGTTGCTCATCAGCGCCGGTGTGGCGACCGGGTATGCGAGTTGCGGCGCGCTGGCTGACACCTTTGGCGTGCGACGCACAGTGCAGGGGGGCATGGCGCTCTTTCTCGCATCGCAAACACCTCTGCTGTTACCCATACCACTGCCGCCGCCTGCGCTTGCGGTCGCGTTCTTCATGTTCGGGTTCACCGGAGCATTCAACCTGTTGATGCTCACCGAAGTACGCATCCTGTTTCCACCATCCATGGTCGGGCGCGCCGTGACGGCCGTCAACCTGTTCGGCTTCACCGGCGCCACGGCGATCCAGTGGGGGATGGGCGTCATTATCGGCGCATTCACGCCGGATGAGGCAGGACGCTATCCTGTGGAAGCCTACATCGCCGCCTTTGGTGCAGCCCTGGCGATTAACATCGCCGTCTTCATCTGGTACCTGACGCCAGCTCCGGTGCAGCAGGGGTTGAAGGCGGAAGGTTGAGGGTAAACGGTGAAACACAGCACGATGCCACTCCCACGCTACAGCGCATACGTCTTCGATCTTGATGGAACGATTTACCTGGGTGACGCGCTCCTGCCCGGCGCCGCCGAAACCATCGCCCGTCTGCGCACTGGCGGATCGAAGGTTCTGTTCCTCTCTAACAATCCGACCCGCACGCGCGCCCAATACGCGGCAAAATTGACCGCGCTCGGCATTCCGACAACGCCGGACGAGGTGATCAACTCATCGTATGTGATGGTGCGCTGGTTACGCGCAGAAGCGCCAGGGAGCCGGATTTTCGTTATTGGAGAGCAACCGCTCTGCGACGAACTGGCTGCCGCCGGTTTCGACCTGGCGACAGATGCTGGCGGTGTTCAATTCGTCATTGCATCATTCGACCGCACCTTCACCTATCGCAAGTTGCAGATCGCATTCGATGCCATTCGCGCCGGAGCGCGCTTCGTCGCCACGAATCCCGACCGCTACTGTCCGACGCCAACCGGCGGCGAACCTGACGCTGCAGCAATCATTGCCGCCATTGAAGCGTGCACCTCACATCCGGTCGAAGTGGTGGTCGGCAAACCATCGCCGATCATGGCGCGAACCGTTGCCGATATCCTGCAACTGCCGCCTGAACGGTGCCTCATGGTTGGCGACCGACTCGAAACCGATATTGTAATGGGGCGCACCGCCGGGATGGCAACGGCGCTGACCCTCACCGGCGCAACTGATCGCTGTGCGCTGATCAATTCGCCTGTTCAACCAGATTATGTCATCGAGTCGGTTGGCGAACTGATACGGCAAACAGAGTATAATGAGTTGCAGGCATGACCCCGCCGCTTTAATTCCAGGCGCCATCACCACCCCGCAGCATAGCCCAATGGATAGACTATGTCACACGTGACCCGTCGTGAAAACGAGCGTCTTTCAGCAACGATCCGTTTTCTGGGAAACCTGCTCGGCGAAGTCATTCGCAACCAGGCAGGCGAAGAGGCGTTTCGATTGGTCGAACAGTTGCGGACGCTGGGGAAAGAACTGCGCAACGGCGAACCTGATCGCGCCGACGCATCTCTCCGCGCACTGGCGTCGCAGATGACCGTCACCGATGTTCAGACAGTCATCAAGGCGTTCAACGCCTACTTTCTCCTCGTGAACCTTGCCGAACAGATGCAGCGCGTCTGGATTCTGCGCGACCGCGAGCAAGCAAGCCCGACGGCGCCACGCACCGAGTCGATTGCTGCCGCAATTGCGGAGATCCACGCCCACAACGTGTCCGCAGTCACGGTGCAGGAGTGGCTCGAAACCGCGCGTATTCAGCCGGTATTCACCGCCCACCCGACCGAGGCGCGCCGCCGCACCGCACTGGAAAAGGTTCGTCGCCTGGCAACCCTGCTCGACCGGCGATCAGGCGGTTTACAAGGGTTTGAACTTGAAGAGAACACGCTGCGCATTCGTGAAGAGATCGTCTCATTGTGGCAGACCGATGAGGTGCGGGTCGTGAAGCCAACCGTGATCGACGAAGTCAAGAACGGCCTGTTCTACTTTGAAAGCGGACTGTTCGATCTCATCCCGCGCCTCTACCGCGAACTGGAGTATGCGTTACGCACAGCGTACCCGGATCACGAGTGGCGTGTGCCGCCTCTGTTGCGCTACGGAGCGTGGATGGGCGGCGACCGTGACGGCAATCCGAACGTCACCCACGCCGTGACCCTTCAGACGGTTCGCCTGCTGCGCGCCGCCGCCGTGCAGCGCCACATAACCACCATCGAAGAACTCAGCCATCGTCTTGGTCAATCGACGCGACAGGCGCCTGTCAGCGAGGAACTGCGCGCATCGCTGGCGAACGATGCCGCCCTCTTCCCCGATGTCGCCGATATGCTCACGCAACGCAATCCCTACGAACTCTACCGTCAGAAATGCACCTACATCCGCGAAAAACTGCTGCGCACCCTCAATGACGCCAATACCGCTTCGCTCGATTGGGGACGATCAGATCCGCCGCCGAACGGCGCATATCTCAGAAGCGACGATCTGCTCGCCGATCTGCGGGTGATGGAACAGAGTCTGCGCGCCAATAATGCCGCAGTGGTCGCCGATGGCGCACTGCGCGACCTCATCCGCCAGGTTGAAGTCTTCGGTCTGCACACAGCCACCCTCGATATTCGCCAGCATAGTGAGCGGCATACCGCTGCGCTCGCCGAGGTGCTGGCATCCGCAGGCGTATGCGCCGACTACACAGCACTCAACGAGACTGAACGGATCGATCTCCTGTCACGCGAGATCGGAAACCCGCGTCCACTCATTCCCGCTCATCTCGACTACTCACCCGACACGGTCGAAGTCATTCAAACATTCCGCACCATCGCAGCGATCCTCAACCGCCTCAGCCCGGAAGCCATCGAGACGTACATCGTGAGCATGACGCGCGGTGCGAGCGATCTGCTGGCGCCACTCCTGCTGGCAAAAGAGGCGGGATTGTTCCGCCCCTTCCGTTTCAGCCGATTGAACATCGCGCCACTCTTCGAGACCGGCGCCGACCTCACGTGTTGCGACACGATACTTGAAGCATGTCTGAGTTTGCCGGTCTACCGCGATCATCTGGCGCTGCGCGGCAACCTGCAAGAAGTGATGATCGGCTACTCCGACAGCAACAAGGACGTAGGCTATGTCGCCGCCAACTGGGCGCTTTACCAGGCGCAGCGCAAACTGCGTGATTTTGGGCGACGGTACGGCATCCACATGCGCCTGTTCCACGGGCGTGGCGGCGCCATTGGGCGCGGCGGCGGACCGGCGAACCACGCCATCCTGGCGCAACCGCCCGGCAGCATTGGCAACCAGATCAAAATCACCGAGCAGGGCGAAGTCATCGCCGACCGGTACGGATTGCCCCTGCTGGCGCACCGTCATATCGAACAGGTGATGAATGCCGTTCTGCGCGCTGGTCTGCTGCAGCGTGACGACCCTCCGGCGGAGTGGATGCAGGCGCTCGAACGTCTGGCAGACCTGTCGCAGCGCCACTATCGCGCGCTTGTGTATGAACGGAACGATTTCGTTCCATACTTCCACAACGTTACCCCGATCACCGAAATCAGCCGCCTCAACATTGGCAGTCGCCCGGCAAGCCGCCGCAATACCGGGCGCATCGAAGACCTGCGCGCCATTCCGTGGGTATTCAGCTGGATGCAGAGTCGCCACACCCTTCCGGGCTGGTACGGTATGGGGTTTGCACTCGAAACGTTCGTGTACAAAGGGGATGGCATCGATCTGGACATGAGCGGCGACAGCGGGAACGTGACCGGCGACGGAACGACCGACCACGTGGGGTCAGCCATCGACCGTCTCGCGCTGCTGCAGGAGATGTACGCCAGGTGGTCTTTTTTCCGGGTCATGATCGACAATGCCCAGATGATTCTGGGCAAAGCCGACCTCCATATTGCTGCACGTTACGCCGAACTTGCGCCGGATCGAGAAGCGGCGGCGTCCATTTTCGCCGCCATCCGCGACGAGTATGGACGCACCGACCGGATGATCCGCCAGATCGCCCGGATCGAACGCCTGCTCGACAATAGCCCGGTGCTGCAACACTCGATCCAGCGTCGCAACCCGTATATCGATCCGATGAGTTACCTGCAGATCGAACTGTTGCGCCGGTTGCGTGCCGCACCCGACGGACCGCAGCATGCCGCCATCGAGGATGCCATCCTGCTCAGCATCAGCGGGCTGGCGGCAGGGCTGATGAATACCGGGTAAGGCTACCACACAATGATCGGCAAGCCATTTGCGACACTGACATCGGCAGCTTCGCGCAGGACGCTCAGACAACGCCGAACCGGGTGCCCGGGTTTGATGCCAGCCTGATCGATCATCGCCTCCAGATCCGTCAGTTCGCGCTGAAGCGCCGGTGACGAGCCGAAACTGACGACGGTCTCTTCGATCGGCTCGTCTTCATCACCTTCCGGTTCCTCCTCGATCCAGATCGGCTCGGGGAAATCGACCGGCAAATAGTACCCGCCCTCGCCCTGATGCTTGATCAGGTGCGGAAAACGTGTTGATTGCTCGTCCTCCCAGATGGCTGCCAGCAATGGGTCTGGTTCTTCATCGAACTCGAAATCGGGCGCCAGCAGGGGTTGAATATCCCGCCCCTGCTCCAGGTATGCAGCGATGAGACGCAGCAGAAAAAGATCGTGATAGCGCTCGATGCCCCCTTCCCAGATCTCGGCGCCTGGGTTGGCCAGCAGATCCACCTCGACACCTTCTTCTGCCAGCAGACGCTGCACATCGATCAACCATGCCCGCTCCGCTTCGTAGCGCTCACGGTCCTCGTCGGGCAGAGCGGTAAACATCGACCCAACCAGAAGGTCCAGTTCGGTCATTCCATTGTCAGGCATATCCATTCGTCCTTTACGATAATACACGTCCAGGAGGCCATTTCACCACAGCAGCGCAGTGAGCGATTGATGGAAAACGCCGCGTTTCCGGGGAGCCAGCGGTGAGTTTTTGCAGTAGCGCCGCTCATGCATCCAGCAAGCGGATCCGCCGGTTGGAGTGAAGACGCACCGCTCCTCACCGAACAACATGCTCCGCATCGCCCCTGTTTTTCCAGGTGTGCGAGGAGTATACCACATCTATCAGTCACTGATCATTGACAGCGCATATCTGTTTGCAGTATAGTGGTACAGCGTTGCTCTGAGATGTAATCACGCATCTCTTCGCGCATTCTAAACAGGTTCCTCAGACGTCCCATGCCGGGTTCTATCCATTCCTGGCACCATTGTTGCGCTGGAGGTTTGCGTGTCGGCTGAACAGGTTCACTTTTCGTCGGTAGCCGATGCGGCGGAGCGTGAAGGTTTTCCGGTCACAGCACGTACACGCGTGCGACCGCCGCGCCGTCGTGGTGATGGGTGGCTCTGGTTTGCACTGGCAGTGATTACGCTTGTCGCACTGGGCGTTGCAGGCGGGATCACGTCCTTCTACCGGTCATACGAAGGGCGGATCTATCCCAATGTTTCGATCCAGGGCATTGCCGTTGGCGAAATGACGCCCGAACAGGCCGAGTCTGCGCTGCGCTCGCGCTATGCGGCATTCCTCCGTCAACCGGTGGTCATTACGTATGGTGACCGTCAGTGGACGCCGACGCTTGACGAGTTGGGGATGACATTCGATTTTCGTGGCGCGGTCGATGCGGCATACAATGCCGGTCGTGGTCGTGGAGTGGTCGATGACGTCCGTGAACTTGCCGCGATATGGCAGCACGGTCTCGATGTACCGCTGCACGTGTCCTACGATGAAACGCGCGCGCAGGCATACCTGACGCAACTGGCGCGTGAGATCGAGCGTGCGCCCGCCGATGCGCAGGTACGACTCGATGGCGCACAGATTGCGATTGTTGGCGCTGTCATTGGGCGGCAGGTGCTGGTCGACGCAACCCTGGCGCACGTGTCGCAGCAGTTACAAGCCTTCGTTCCCGCCACGATCCCGTTGCAAACCCGCGAGATCCCGCCCCGCCTCGACGATGCCACCGTCGCTGCGGCGCGTGCGCAGATCGAAACCATCCTGCAAGGTCCGTTGACATTGCGGGTGGGTAAGAATGAGTATGAGTGGACGGTCGCCGATCTTGCGGACATGATCATCATAAACCGTGTTCCTTCCGCAGAAGGGGACCGTATCGCGGTGACCCTCGACCAGGACATGATCGCGCGCCGTATTCGCCAGATTGCCGACGAGACGGAAAAACCGGGAACGCGACCACGGGTGGCATGGAACAACGGGGATCTCAAGATCATAAAGCCCGGCAAGCCGGGGCTGCGCCTCGACGAAGTGCGCGCGCGCGATATGGTGATCGCCGCAGTGATGGGGCGTGATCGAACGCTCGAACTGCCAATGGTTCCTACCGATCCGCCGGTGACTGAAGCAAACCTCCATCAACTTGGCATTCGTGAACTGGTCAGCATTGGCAAAAGCGACTTTACCGGCTCAGCAGCCTATCGCATCCACAATATCGGCGTTGGGATGCAACTGCTGAACGGTTTGTTGATTGCGCCAGGCGAGGAGTTTTCCTTCAATAAGAATATCGGGCAGATCAACGCGGCCAATGGGTTCGTCGAAGGCGCGGCTATTATTCAGAACCGGACGCAACAGGAGTTCGGCGGCGGCATCTGCCAGGACTCAACGACCCTGTTCCGCGCTGCATTCTGGGCCGGATTACCGATTACCGAGCGATGGGGGCACTCGTTCTATATCAGCTGGTACGACAAGTACGCGCTTGGTCCTCGCGGCAACGGTCCTGGACTCGATGCCACCATCTTCACCGGCGGACCAGACCTGAAGTTTATCAACGACACCGGTGCGTGGCTGTTGATCCAGGCATGGTCAAACCCGAAGACCGGTGTGGCGCAGATTGAGCTATACGGCACGAAGCCCAATCGCACGGTCGATCTGACGCATAAAGTGTACGATCACACGCCTGCACCCTCGGAACCGGTATTCGTCGCCGATCCGAAAGTGCCACGCGGAACGATCAAACATACCGATAAAGCACGCGGTGGTATGACGATAGATGTGTATCGTCTGGTTGTGGAAAATGGCGCTCCGCGCCCGCCGGAGTTGTTCCGCACCCGTTTTCGCCCGTGGCCTAACATCTATACCCTGAACCCTGCCGATATCGGTCCCGACGGTAAGCCGCTGATTCCGTTCCCACAGGGCGATCAACCGGCGCCCACACCCGCGCCGCCGCCAGAACAACCGACCGAACCGCCACCACCGCCGGGTGTTGAACCCGCCACCGGTAATCAGATAAACCCGTAAGGGCGCAGCGCTGCTGCGCCCCTACTGCGCCCCTGCGCCCCTGCACCGTAGAACCCGCCACCGGTAATCAGATAAACCCGTAAGGGCGCAGCAGCTGCGCCCCTACTGCGCCCCTGCGCCCCTGCACCGTAGAACCCGCCACCGGTGATCAGATAAACCCGTAAGGGCGCAGCGCTGCTGCGCCCCTGCTAGCGTGCGGCGTTACCAGCACGACGACGCACGATTGCCCATCCCATGCTCTCCGGCGGCGCGCTCGCAGCCACCAGTTTCCCATCGCGCCAGGCTGCAAGACCGGCAGACACCAGCCATGCCGCCGCCGTGTGTGCACGCCGCCGCGCCGTGCTTTCCGCCAGCGGCGCCAGTTGCTGCAACACGCTGGCGATCCCATCATAATCGAGACCGCCACGCTCGCGAATTGCGCGTAAAACCGAGCGTGTCGGCTCCTGTTCGCGCAGCAGACGACGCAACGCAGTGCTTTGCGCCGAACGATCATACTGCGCAAACGCCCGACCGTAGGGCGTCAGCGGAACCGTTCCATCCGCCTCTGGCTCGCCAACCAGACCGAGCACACGCGCAGCCTGTGCATAGTACAGCCCCTGCCGTTGCCCTTTCGCACCAAGGTAGGCGCCGATTGCTTCGTGGGTAGCGTGCCCGCGCACAATTGCCTCCGGTACGCGCGCAACGTGCCACAGCACGTCCGCCTGGGGAATATCACTCGTCGCCAGCATGCTCGCCTCTTACCTGTAAGAACCGGAGAACAGAGAACCAGGAATATGAACCCTCTATGTTCTGTATACCACATCGAAACATGTGTGTCAAGATCCATTGTTGCTGATTTGCGTCTATAATGTCGCCATGCCTGCACTTCTGGCAGTCGATCTTGGGTTGCGAACCGGTCTGGCGTTGTATGGCGGCGATGGACGATTACGCCGTTACGGATCGCACAATTTTGGCAGCGCAGCCCGCCTGCGGCGCGGCGCCCCCGCCGTGCTGGCTGAACCAGGCGACCTGGAATGGGTCTATATCGAAGGCGGCGGACCGCTGGCGGATATCTGGATGCGTGAAGCCGAACGACGCGGCATAACCGCCCGTCTGGTCAGCGCCGAAACATGGCGACGCGCCATCCTCTACGAGCGTGAGCAGCGGAACGGCGAGCAGGCGAAGCGTGTCGCGGATACACTGGCACGTCGGGTAATTGCGTGGTCGGGCGCGCCCCGCCCAACCGCGTTGCGTCACGATACAGCCGAGGCGATCCTGATCGGCTTATGGGGCGTGCTGGAGATAGGCTGGCTTGAACGCCTGCCGGACGATCTGCGCCGCTGGTGATACCAGGCTCATGGACCAATCATTCGACCAACCGTGGCCCACAAGCCTGGCAGAGGCACGGGCCATTCAGCAACACATACGCACACGAATCATTACCCACGATGCCCACGGACCGATCCGCACGGTTGCCGGTGTCGATACCGGGTACAGTGGTGATAGCGCGCTCGCAGCCGTTGTCGTGCTGGCATTTCCGTCGCTGGAGGTGCTCGATTATGCAGTGGCGCGACGGCAGATCGACTTCCCGTATGTCCCTGGCTACCTTTCGTTCCGTGAAGCGCCCGCAGTGCTCGATGCGCTTGCCAGCCTGCGCATTGCGCCTGATCTGCTGATCTGTGACGGCCACGGTCTTGCCCATCCCAGGCGTTGCGGTATTGCTTCCCATCTTGGCGTCCTCACCGATCTCCCCTCGATCGGATGCGCAAAATCGTTGCTGGTCGGCACGCACGAACCACCGCCCGATGTGCGTGGCGCCTGGACGCCGCTGCACGACCAGGGGGAAGTTGTCGGAGCAGCGCTGCGCACCCGTCCGGGAGTGCGCCCGGTGTACGTTTCCATTGGTCATCGCGTGGCGCTGGAGACGGCGATCCGCTTCGTGATGGCGTGTGTTACGCGCTATCGACTGCCGGAGACGACCCGCGCCGCTGATGCGCTTGCGTCGCATGGGCGCATCCCACGATAATGGGCATGTCATTTTCTTAACCAGTTTCTCACAAAGTAGTACTATAGTCACATTGTTATGCCCCGACAGGGGGTATATCCTACAGATGTAACGCCCTGGTGGGGCGCGTTTGCCCAATTTCCGCCGGAGCAGCCTATGCAATCCGCATCATCCTGCAACAGTCATCCACCCCGGTCTCACTCGTTGACCGACGACCAGATGAGCCTGATCGCATCTGCATTGCTCGACATGCAACGTGCGCTCAATCATCAGACAATCCTCATCGCCCAGCTCCAGGACGAACTGGCGGAATTGCGGCGCCACAACGACTGGTACCACGCGCAATTTGCGCAAATGTTTCGCGTGGTCGCGCGTGATGTGCGTGAGTTACGGGCGACGCTGATCTGCTCGTTGCTTGAAGAAGGACCAATCACCGCCGACCGCCTGATAACGTTACTGCGCCAGACGCCCGACGAGGAACTGGAGCACAAGATCAGATCCGGGGCTATCGGGCGGCAGACAAATTAGCGCGTGATCAGTCGACGTGTGGCAGAGGAGTGAGAGGAGAGGTCACGAGTTCGGCGCAGAGGTCGTGGTATTTTCACCGGACTGCTTTGTCTGTGATCCCTCGCGTTTTTGCCAGAGTTGCTCGACCTTCTGCCGTAGTCGCAGCAGCGCCTCACGCCTGTCATCCGGCAGATCGGCGCCCGACTGCACCATGCGACGCACAACGCTGGCTTTTTCTTTCTCATTGTCTTCCGCTTTCTGCGTCACTGCTCCACCTCCGCTTCATCTGATCACCAGGTCTGGCGGCAACTCGAACATTACCTCGTCGCCGGGCTTGATGCCCCGCGCGGCAAACCACCCCTGGTTCACTTCGAGCGCGTAGAACGCCTCGCCGCGCGGGGCATGCTGCGTGATCTCATCAAACGGCTGCATATCTTCGATATTGAGAATACGCCGCTCTTTACTGATAAACGCAATCGAAAGCGGAATACGGGTGTTACGCATCCAGAACGTGCCGGTGTACGGACCGGCAAAAACGAAGAGCATGCCGCGATTTTCAGGGAGCGCATCCCGAAACATCAACCCGACACTGCGTTTCTCTGGCGTGGCAACAACCTCCGCCTCAAGGCGGTGCGTTCCAATCACGATATCGATCGTCGCATCAGGAACAACGGTCGCTTCCGGCGCCCCCAACGTTGCAGCCGCCGTCGCAACCGGCGCAGGATATGCTTCTCCCGGCGTCGGATATGCTCCGCCCGGCGCCGGATATGGTTCCGGCGCAGCGACGATCACCGTCGGCGCAGGGGCGCCTGCACCTGCCGGCGTGGCGATGGGGCGGTCATTTCTCTGGGGCTGACCGCACGCCATCGCAACGATCAGCAACAGAAACAAGGATACCACGCGCACGGAGTCGTTCACCCTTCGCCATCGACGCATAGCGCGTTATCCCCCCGCAGCGCGTGCACGCTCCGACGCATCGCCGGTGACAATGCACGCCAGACGTAAGAGATCGTTGAACTCGGTATGGAAGGCGGCAACAATCGTGTCCGGATCGGGAACCAGCCCCGCATCGACCGCAATACCGATCAACACATCACCGGCGTAACTGAAGATGCTGACCCCCAGACCCAGGTGACCCGCCTGCGGTACCCAGAACATGATCTGGCGGATCGGGCTGCCGGCAAGATAGATACGCTGTCGCGGACCGGGAACATTGGTCATTACTGCGGTCGCCTTGCTGCCAAAGATATCAACGACCAGTTCCGCCATCTGCTGCGGCATGACGCCGATCGTATTCAGGATGCCAAAGGCGATCAGCGCTTCAGGCGAACTCTTGATCCCTTCCATCCGGCGCTTCAACTCCAGCAGCCGATCGAACGGATCCTCGATGCCGATCGGCAGATCAAGAAAGACCAGGCTGAAGCGGTTGCCCAGTTCGGTGATCGGTCCCGGCGGGCGGAGATTCACCGGCACAACGGCGCGAATGTTGAGACCCTCGACGACCGCGCCACGGTTGATCATGTACCGTCGCAACGCTCCTGCAACCGCATTGAGCAGCACATCGTTGATCGTGCAGCGAAACATGCCGCCAACCCGCTTGACGTCATCGAGCGGAATGGGTTCTGACCAGGCAGCGCGTTTCTGGACCCCCAGCGCCCCTTTGAAGAGCGTCAGCGGATCGGACGGCATGAAGAGCAGTTTGTTCAACGCCTGCGCCCCGCTCACTCCGGTGCGCGCCACATCGATCACGCGCGCTGGATCGCTGAGCAGTTCACGACCTTCATCGATGATCGTCCCTGCGCTCGTCAATGCATTGCTCAACGACCTGACTGCGGGAAGGAGGAAGGACTCGATCGGATTTGCAGCGCGCGTATCCTGCCTGACGCCACCGGCAGCCGACAGCGCATCCCGTTGTTCATCGGTCAGCGAGAGGAGCACCTGCACCAGCGCAATACCGTCGGCGATGGCGTGGTGCAACCTGCACAACGCAGCGCTGCCGCCGTTGTAATTTTCGACAATGTGAAAATGCCACAGCGGCTTGCTGAAATCGAGCGGCGTGCTCATCAGATCGCTGACGAGCGCCTGCAGTTCACGCTTGCCGCCGGGCGCCGGCAGTGCAATTCGATGAATGTGCGCGTTGAGATTGAAATACGGATCGATCTCCCATTCCGGCAGAACATTGGACGTTCGCCCTGGTTTCACCCGCATCCGAAAACGATCAAAGACCAGCAACCGCTCCTCGATGACCCGATGCAGCCGTGCGACGTTGATCGGCTCATCGAACATCAGGACGCCGGTGATCATCATGAGGTTGGTGGGGTCTTCCATCCGCAGCCACGCGGCATCGGCGCTGGTGAATGCCTCAGTTCGTCGTGCTGCCATAGTGCGCTCTGCTCGCTCGTTCGACTCAGCAATCCATCCACAGCGGTCATTGCTGCACTATCCTACACTGAGGCGGGGAAAGTGTCAACGATAATACATCGTGCACGCCAGGAAAGACTGGGGGTTTGCTCTTCTCCTTCACAAACCCCCGGGGTACGCCAGCTGTTCAATCCTTGAGAAACTGGTTCGTGAACGCTTTCATCACGTCCACATCGGTCGTCAGCAGTCCGCTTTCGCGCAGAAAGGTGTGGGTTTCACGCCAGTTCGCT
Encoded here:
- a CDS encoding WS/DGAT/MGAT family O-acyltransferase, with product MAARRTEAFTSADAAWLRMEDPTNLMMITGVLMFDEPINVARLHRVIEERLLVFDRFRMRVKPGRTSNVLPEWEIDPYFNLNAHIHRIALPAPGGKRELQALVSDLMSTPLDFSKPLWHFHIVENYNGGSAALCRLHHAIADGIALVQVLLSLTDEQRDALSAAGGVRQDTRAANPIESFLLPAVRSLSNALTSAGTIIDEGRELLSDPARVIDVARTGVSGAQALNKLLFMPSDPLTLFKGALGVQKRAAWSEPIPLDDVKRVGGMFRCTINDVLLNAVAGALRRYMINRGAVVEGLNIRAVVPVNLRPPGPITELGNRFSLVFLDLPIGIEDPFDRLLELKRRMEGIKSSPEALIAFGILNTIGVMPQQMAELVVDIFGSKATAVMTNVPGPRQRIYLAGSPIRQIMFWVPQAGHLGLGVSIFSYAGDVLIGIAVDAGLVPDPDTIVAAFHTEFNDLLRLACIVTGDASERARAAGG